A genomic region of Mitsuaria sp. 7 contains the following coding sequences:
- the selB gene encoding selenocysteine-specific translation elongation factor, whose amino-acid sequence MIVGTAGHIDHGKTTLVKALTGVDTDRLPEEKRRGISIALGYAFMDAGEDLRIGFVDVPGHERLVHTMLSGATGIDHALLLVAADDGVMPQTREHLALLSLLGIRRGTIALTKCDRVDAPTLAQRRGEIRALVAGTSLADAPIVEVAATTGGGVRELREHLIAEARALPPREVAGRAFRLAVDRVFSLAGVGTVCTGTAHAGEVAIGDELLLLPPAPGQSPRRGRVRSLHAQNEPAERASAGQRVAIGLAGLEKDEVGRGQWLAAPEIAQWTDRLDVRLRLGPEEARALRSGLPVHVHVGAEAVTGTVAVLGRFGTAQAAGPHPSPLPQAGEGVSHAAAALPQAGEGVSPVAAALPQAGEGVSPVAAAEALQPGEEGLVQLVLHGPIGAWAGDRVVLRDASATRALAGGVVLDPQAPARYRRTPQRLSELIALTADSPARRLAGLLAQAPMGVDLARFAAGQGVAGDARVALLAAAGASTVVLGADGPAWALGAAQTAQWEAVALARLAQYHEDQPEELGPDLARWRRLAAPRMAEPLWQSLVRRMASAGQVTVSGAAAHLPAHGIQLSALDERLAQKVMPRLLSAGFEGVWARDLAKDAHEPEALVRTTLARLSQRGELFQIVKDLYYAPSAVQTLARIARASAIGGDVKASVFRDRSGLGRKRAIQVLEFFDKVGVLRRVGDAHRLRADCRLFIDDHEDGGAACADAVETA is encoded by the coding sequence GTGATCGTCGGAACCGCCGGCCACATCGACCACGGCAAGACGACGCTGGTGAAGGCGCTGACCGGCGTCGACACGGATCGGCTGCCGGAGGAGAAGCGGCGTGGCATCAGCATCGCGCTCGGGTACGCGTTCATGGACGCAGGCGAGGACCTGCGCATCGGCTTCGTCGACGTGCCGGGGCACGAGCGCCTCGTGCACACCATGTTGTCCGGCGCTACCGGCATCGATCACGCGCTGCTGCTGGTCGCCGCCGACGACGGCGTGATGCCGCAGACCCGCGAGCACCTGGCGCTGCTGTCGCTGCTCGGGATCCGGCGAGGAACGATCGCGCTGACGAAATGCGACCGCGTCGACGCGCCGACGCTCGCGCAGCGGCGCGGGGAGATCCGCGCGCTGGTGGCCGGCACGTCGCTGGCGGACGCGCCGATAGTCGAGGTCGCCGCGACGACGGGCGGGGGCGTGCGCGAGTTGCGCGAGCATCTGATCGCCGAAGCCCGGGCGCTGCCGCCGCGCGAGGTCGCGGGACGGGCCTTCCGGCTCGCGGTGGATCGCGTGTTCAGCCTGGCCGGTGTCGGTACGGTCTGCACCGGCACCGCCCATGCGGGCGAGGTGGCGATCGGCGACGAGCTCCTGCTGCTGCCGCCCGCGCCCGGCCAGTCGCCGCGGCGCGGCCGCGTGCGCAGCCTGCATGCGCAGAACGAGCCGGCGGAGCGGGCCTCGGCCGGACAACGCGTGGCCATCGGCCTCGCGGGACTGGAGAAGGACGAGGTCGGGCGCGGTCAATGGCTGGCCGCGCCGGAGATCGCGCAATGGACGGACCGCCTCGACGTGCGCTTGCGGCTGGGGCCCGAGGAAGCCCGCGCGCTGCGAAGCGGCCTGCCGGTGCACGTGCATGTCGGTGCGGAAGCGGTGACCGGGACGGTGGCGGTGCTCGGACGCTTCGGTACGGCGCAGGCCGCTGGCCCTCACCCCAGCCCTCTCCCGCAAGCGGGAGAGGGAGTCAGCCACGCGGCGGCGGCTCTCCCGCAAGCCGGAGAGGGGGTGAGCCCTGTGGCGGCGGCACTCCCGCAAGCGGGAGAGGGAGTGAGCCCTGTGGCGGCGGCTGAGGCGCTGCAGCCGGGCGAGGAAGGTTTGGTACAGCTCGTGCTGCATGGCCCGATCGGCGCCTGGGCGGGGGACCGCGTCGTGCTGCGCGACGCGTCCGCGACGCGCGCGCTCGCCGGCGGTGTCGTGCTCGATCCGCAGGCGCCGGCGCGTTATCGCCGCACGCCGCAGCGGCTTTCGGAACTCATCGCGCTGACGGCGGACTCGCCCGCGCGGCGGCTGGCCGGTCTGCTTGCGCAGGCGCCGATGGGCGTCGATCTCGCGCGATTCGCCGCCGGGCAGGGCGTGGCCGGCGACGCGCGCGTGGCGCTGCTGGCCGCGGCCGGCGCGTCGACGGTCGTGCTCGGCGCCGACGGGCCGGCGTGGGCGCTCGGTGCCGCGCAGACGGCACAGTGGGAAGCCGTCGCGCTGGCACGGCTGGCGCAGTATCACGAGGACCAGCCGGAGGAACTCGGCCCCGACCTCGCGCGATGGCGGCGGCTGGCCGCGCCACGGATGGCGGAGCCGCTGTGGCAGTCGCTCGTGCGGCGCATGGCGTCGGCCGGACAGGTGACGGTGAGCGGCGCCGCGGCGCATCTGCCGGCACACGGCATCCAGCTGTCGGCGCTCGACGAACGCCTGGCGCAGAAGGTGATGCCGCGGCTGCTGTCGGCGGGTTTCGAAGGCGTCTGGGCGCGCGACCTGGCCAAGGACGCGCACGAGCCCGAGGCGCTGGTGCGCACGACCCTGGCGCGGCTGTCGCAGCGGGGCGAACTCTTCCAGATCGTGAAGGACCTGTACTACGCGCCGTCGGCGGTGCAGACGCTCGCGCGCATCGCGCGCGCCTCGGCGATCGGCGGCGACGTGAAGGCCTCCGTGTTCCGCGACCGCAGCGGCCTCGGACGCAAGCGCGCGATCCAGGTGCTGGAATTCTTCGACAAGGTCGGCGTGCTGCGGCGCGTCGGCGACGCGCATCGGCTGCGGGCCGACTGCCGCCTGTTCATCGACGATCATGAGGACGGCGGCGCAGCCTGTGCCGACGCCGTCGAGACCGCATGA
- the fdhE gene encoding formate dehydrogenase accessory protein FdhE has protein sequence MTSPSPIRVMTPEEIAVNAGARAAPVKVPEPGLFAERALRLRHLAEGHAMRDYLLFVAALAQAQHERFQRTDALTLPAEVLVNSAMVGGLPPLDVATYPRDPVWREELRALLRAMGSAAIPDAAKAVVTQLAEADDAWLEQQAGALLAGGALGLDPATAPLIAAALQVYWARLVVQLQRRYDDSDQGEHVAPFGMIDDPTVCPCCGSRPVASITRIAAEQSGQRFLACSLCGAQWHYVRIKCTHCQGTKGITFQSLVDADGNKSDAVAAECCETCGHYLKQVHMEKDLQVEPLADDLATLTLDLLVGELGLVRQGFNPLLILGESDASSDGAPPGAAGASPPDPGGH, from the coding sequence ATGACATCCCCCAGCCCCATCCGGGTCATGACCCCGGAAGAGATCGCGGTCAACGCGGGCGCACGCGCCGCGCCGGTGAAGGTGCCGGAGCCCGGCCTCTTCGCCGAGCGCGCGCTGCGCCTGAGGCACCTGGCCGAGGGGCATGCGATGCGGGATTACCTGCTCTTCGTGGCGGCGCTCGCGCAGGCGCAGCATGAGCGTTTCCAGCGGACCGACGCGTTGACGCTGCCGGCCGAGGTGCTGGTCAACAGCGCGATGGTCGGCGGGCTGCCGCCGCTGGACGTGGCGACCTACCCGCGCGATCCGGTGTGGCGCGAGGAACTCCGCGCGCTGCTGCGCGCGATGGGCTCGGCGGCGATCCCCGATGCGGCGAAGGCGGTGGTGACGCAACTGGCCGAGGCCGACGACGCCTGGCTGGAACAGCAGGCGGGCGCCTTGCTCGCCGGCGGCGCGCTGGGCCTGGACCCGGCGACCGCGCCGCTGATCGCCGCGGCCCTGCAGGTGTACTGGGCGCGGCTCGTCGTGCAGCTGCAGCGGCGTTATGACGACAGCGACCAGGGCGAACACGTCGCGCCCTTCGGCATGATCGACGACCCGACGGTCTGCCCGTGCTGCGGCTCGCGGCCGGTGGCCTCGATCACGCGCATCGCCGCGGAACAATCCGGGCAGCGCTTCCTGGCCTGCTCGCTGTGCGGCGCGCAGTGGCACTACGTGCGCATCAAGTGCACGCACTGCCAGGGCACGAAGGGCATCACCTTCCAGAGCCTCGTCGATGCCGACGGGAACAAGTCCGATGCCGTCGCCGCCGAGTGCTGCGAGACCTGCGGCCACTACCTGAAGCAGGTCCACATGGAAAAGGACCTGCAGGTCGAGCCGCTGGCCGACGATCTGGCGACGCTGACGCTGGACCTGCTGGTCGGCGAGCTGGGCCTGGTGCGGCAGGGCTTCAATCCGCTGCTGATCCTCGGTGAGTCGGACGCCTCGAGCGATGGGGCGCCACCGGGCGCCGCCGGTGCTTCGCCTCCCGATCCCGGAGGACACTGA
- a CDS encoding putative selenate ABC transporter substrate-binding protein: protein MPSLFRHVSRALQGIVATSLIAAGLSGPAMAQTQQVLRVTAIPDESPTELARKFAPLGKYLEKELGVKVEWTPVTDYAAAVEAVVNKKIDLAWFGGFTFVQANVRSGGRIVPLVQREEDEKFRSVFITDAKSGIAKLEDLKGKTLSFGSASSTSGHLMPRSFLLAAKINPDTDLKRISFSGAHDATVAAVSSGKVDAGALNISVWEKLVAEKKVDTGAVKVFFTTPPYYDYNWSVHADMPAATKEKLKAAFLKLNPSTPEGKEILDLQRATKFVPTQPENYAGIKAAAENAGLLK, encoded by the coding sequence ATGCCTAGCCTTTTCCGACACGTCAGCCGTGCGCTGCAGGGAATCGTCGCCACGTCGCTGATCGCCGCAGGCCTGTCCGGGCCCGCGATGGCGCAGACGCAGCAGGTGCTGCGCGTGACCGCCATCCCCGACGAATCGCCGACCGAGCTCGCGCGCAAGTTCGCGCCGCTGGGCAAGTACCTGGAGAAGGAACTCGGCGTGAAGGTCGAGTGGACGCCCGTCACCGACTACGCCGCCGCCGTCGAGGCCGTCGTCAACAAGAAGATCGACCTGGCCTGGTTCGGCGGCTTCACCTTCGTGCAGGCCAACGTGCGCTCGGGCGGCAGGATCGTCCCGCTGGTCCAGCGCGAGGAGGACGAGAAGTTCCGCTCCGTCTTCATCACCGACGCGAAGTCGGGCATCGCGAAGCTCGAGGACCTCAAGGGCAAGACGCTCAGCTTCGGCTCCGCGTCGTCCACGTCGGGCCACCTGATGCCGCGCTCCTTCCTGCTGGCCGCGAAGATCAACCCCGACACCGATCTCAAGCGCATCTCCTTCTCCGGCGCGCATGACGCCACCGTCGCCGCCGTGTCCTCGGGCAAGGTCGACGCGGGCGCCTTGAACATCTCCGTCTGGGAGAAGCTCGTCGCCGAGAAGAAGGTCGATACCGGCGCGGTCAAGGTCTTCTTCACCACGCCGCCGTACTACGACTACAACTGGAGCGTCCACGCCGACATGCCCGCCGCGACGAAGGAGAAGCTCAAGGCCGCGTTCCTGAAGCTCAATCCGTCGACGCCGGAAGGCAAGGAGATCCTGGACCTGCAGCGCGCGACGAAGTTCGTGCCGACGCAGCCGGAGAACTACGCCGGCATCAAGGCCGCGGCGGAGAACGCCGGCCTGCTGAAGTGA
- a CDS encoding phosphonate ABC transporter ATP-binding protein yields MRLLELDGLHLQAGARTLIQPLTLRIEAGEQVAMIGASGAGKTSLLHAMGLALAPVAGTLRLAGEDAWSLSSRDRHWLRRELMLAPQHPPLPPRQRVVTAVLAGQLPGASMAQTLRMLFSPTEAQARLAFDALDRLELGDRLWSRVDQLSGGERQRVAVARLLVSKARLWLADEPLSALDPQRAQRVLEVLRDTARAQGRTLICSLHQVDLACRLFPRVIALREGRLFYDGPPRDLGARQLDEIYADLLNEPPPEVEDPLPPASLPQAMCR; encoded by the coding sequence ATGCGCCTGCTGGAATTGGACGGCCTGCATCTGCAGGCCGGGGCGCGCACGCTGATCCAGCCGCTGACGCTGCGCATCGAGGCCGGCGAGCAGGTCGCCATGATCGGCGCGTCGGGGGCCGGCAAGACCTCGCTGCTGCACGCGATGGGGCTGGCGCTGGCGCCGGTCGCGGGGACGCTGCGGCTGGCGGGCGAGGACGCCTGGAGCCTGTCGTCCCGCGATCGCCACTGGCTGCGCCGCGAGTTGATGCTGGCCCCGCAGCATCCGCCGCTGCCGCCGCGGCAGCGCGTGGTCACCGCGGTCCTGGCCGGGCAGTTGCCCGGCGCCTCGATGGCGCAGACGCTGCGCATGCTGTTCAGCCCGACCGAAGCGCAGGCGCGACTCGCCTTCGACGCCCTGGACCGGCTGGAGCTCGGCGACCGGCTCTGGTCGCGCGTCGATCAGCTCTCGGGCGGTGAGCGCCAGCGCGTCGCTGTCGCACGGCTGCTGGTGTCGAAGGCGCGGCTCTGGCTCGCCGACGAGCCGCTGTCGGCGCTGGATCCGCAGCGGGCGCAGCGCGTGCTCGAAGTCCTGCGCGACACGGCCCGCGCGCAGGGCCGCACGCTCATCTGCAGCCTGCATCAGGTCGATCTCGCGTGCCGGCTGTTCCCCCGCGTGATCGCGTTGCGCGAGGGGCGCCTGTTCTACGACGGCCCGCCGAGGGACCTCGGCGCACGTCAACTGGACGAGATCTACGCGGATCTGCTGAATGAGCCGCCGCCCGAGGTCGAGGACCCGTTGCCGCCGGCGTCGCTGCCTCAGGCGATGTGTCGATGA
- a CDS encoding nitroreductase → MNDDALKLLLARASVGPKYLIEPGPDDEHLRLMVEAALHAPDHAGLVPFRFKVVRGEAKRSMAALFAEAARRGGKDAAGLAMDEDRALRPPVTVAVVARLDLGHPQVPAHEQWACVGGALTNFLNAAQALGFGGKMLSGAKARDPGLIAAFCEPGETLLGWIAMGTPAPSDKPPKPRAAKDGADRALQFWGG, encoded by the coding sequence ATGAACGACGACGCCCTGAAGCTGCTGCTGGCGCGCGCTTCGGTCGGGCCCAAGTACCTGATCGAACCCGGGCCCGACGATGAACATCTGCGCCTGATGGTCGAGGCCGCGCTGCACGCGCCGGACCATGCGGGGCTGGTGCCTTTCCGGTTCAAGGTCGTGCGCGGCGAGGCGAAACGCTCGATGGCGGCGCTCTTCGCCGAGGCCGCCCGCCGCGGGGGCAAGGATGCCGCGGGTCTTGCGATGGACGAGGACCGCGCGTTGCGCCCGCCGGTGACGGTGGCCGTCGTCGCCCGCCTGGATCTGGGCCATCCGCAGGTGCCCGCGCACGAGCAGTGGGCCTGCGTGGGCGGGGCGCTGACCAACTTCCTGAACGCCGCGCAGGCACTTGGTTTCGGCGGGAAGATGCTCAGCGGCGCGAAGGCGCGCGATCCCGGATTGATCGCCGCGTTCTGCGAGCCGGGCGAGACGCTGCTCGGCTGGATCGCAATGGGCACGCCCGCGCCGTCGGACAAACCGCCCAAGCCGCGCGCGGCGAAGGACGGCGCTGATCGTGCGCTGCAGTTCTGGGGTGGTTAG
- the fdxH gene encoding formate dehydrogenase subunit beta, translated as MSSLQSLDIAKRSATTLPSPDARRTTTEVAKLIDVSSCIGCKACQVACMQWNDLRDEVGETHGTYDNPRDLTPQSWTVMRFSEVEVVENKLEWLIRKDGCMHCDDPGCLKACPAPGAIVKYQNGIVDFISEHCVGCGNCVTGCPFDVPRISKADNKAYKCSLCSDRVGVGLEPACVKACPTGAIRFGSKEDMHEFAAERIVDLKERGYQNAGVYDPHGVGGTHVMYVLQHADQPTLYHGLPKDPQISPLVSLWKGAAKPLAVAAMVGAAVAGFFHYMKVGPQKTVHDEPDPEEELAYERAKHGEGPDGPDVPPGGDQRRTSYTPPSGGL; from the coding sequence ATGTCTTCATTGCAATCCCTCGACATCGCCAAGCGCTCCGCGACGACGCTGCCCAGCCCCGACGCGCGACGCACGACGACGGAAGTCGCCAAGCTGATCGACGTCTCCTCGTGCATCGGCTGCAAGGCCTGCCAGGTCGCCTGCATGCAGTGGAACGACCTGCGCGACGAGGTCGGCGAGACCCACGGCACCTACGACAACCCGCGCGACCTGACCCCGCAGTCGTGGACGGTGATGCGCTTCTCCGAAGTGGAGGTCGTCGAGAACAAGCTGGAGTGGCTGATCCGCAAGGACGGCTGCATGCACTGCGACGACCCCGGCTGCCTGAAAGCCTGTCCCGCGCCCGGCGCGATCGTGAAGTACCAGAACGGCATCGTCGACTTCATCTCGGAGCACTGCGTCGGCTGCGGCAACTGCGTGACGGGCTGCCCCTTCGACGTCCCGCGCATCAGCAAGGCCGACAACAAGGCCTACAAGTGCAGCCTGTGCTCGGACCGCGTCGGCGTGGGCCTGGAACCGGCCTGCGTGAAGGCCTGCCCGACCGGCGCGATCCGCTTCGGCTCGAAGGAGGACATGCATGAGTTCGCCGCCGAACGCATCGTCGACCTGAAGGAGCGCGGCTACCAGAATGCCGGCGTGTACGACCCGCACGGCGTCGGCGGCACGCACGTGATGTACGTGCTGCAGCATGCGGACCAGCCGACGCTCTATCACGGGCTGCCGAAGGATCCGCAGATCAGCCCGCTGGTGTCCTTGTGGAAGGGCGCGGCCAAGCCGCTGGCGGTGGCGGCGATGGTCGGCGCCGCAGTCGCCGGTTTCTTCCACTACATGAAGGTCGGTCCGCAGAAGACGGTGCACGACGAGCCGGATCCCGAGGAGGAGCTCGCCTACGAGCGCGCGAAGCACGGGGAAGGGCCCGACGGTCCTGACGTTCCTCCGGGCGGCGACCAGCGGCGCACCTCGTACACCCCGCCCAGCGGCGGCCTCTGA
- the selA gene encoding L-seryl-tRNA(Sec) selenium transferase → MVHGPTAGSPVSSHDPAALDDRSAPSRGHATPRAAAAAAAAAAAPKDLPSVDRLLRDTAVTHLMARHGHAFVAAEARRLLETSRERALAGTLTTDELHHLPAELERLCVERLAPRMRRVINLTGTVLHTNLGRALLADEALRHVLACMSSPNNLEFDLARGDRGDRDSLVESLLCDITGAEAATVVNNNAAAVLLGIAALAGGRSVVVSRGELVEIGGAFRMPDVMAAAGARLVEVGTTNRTHARDYETALGPDTALLLKVHTSNYAIQGFTSSVSEAELAPIAKAAGVPLMTDLGSGSLVDLAQWGLPAEPLPQAMLADGCDIVTFSGDKLLGGPQAGLIVGRKDLVQKIRKFPMKRALRLSKLPMAALEATLRLYLQPDRLTQDLPTLRLLTRPVDQIEAQAERLLSRVEDAVAPRFSARVSAMRGQIGSGSLPVETLPSAGLVLTPRLPGKRGMGRALDELLTALRALPLPVIARVQADELWMDLRCLDEAREEPDFIEQLAQLKESLA, encoded by the coding sequence ATGGTTCATGGTCCGACGGCAGGCTCCCCGGTCAGCAGTCACGACCCGGCCGCGCTCGACGATCGCTCCGCTCCCTCGCGCGGGCATGCCACGCCGCGAGCCGCGGCTGCGGCTGCGGCTGCGGCTGCGGCCCCGAAGGATCTGCCGTCCGTCGATCGCCTGCTGCGCGATACGGCGGTGACCCATCTGATGGCGCGACACGGCCATGCGTTCGTGGCGGCCGAGGCGCGCCGGCTGCTCGAAACCTCGCGCGAGCGCGCGCTGGCGGGCACGCTGACGACGGATGAACTCCATCACCTGCCGGCCGAACTCGAACGCCTGTGCGTGGAGCGCCTCGCGCCGCGCATGCGTCGCGTGATCAACCTCACCGGCACGGTGCTGCACACCAACCTGGGCCGCGCGCTGCTCGCCGACGAGGCGCTGCGCCACGTGCTGGCCTGCATGAGCTCGCCCAACAACCTGGAGTTCGACCTCGCGCGCGGCGACCGCGGCGACCGCGACAGCCTCGTCGAATCGCTGCTGTGCGACATCACCGGCGCCGAGGCGGCGACGGTCGTCAACAACAACGCCGCCGCGGTGCTGCTGGGCATCGCCGCGCTGGCCGGCGGCCGGTCGGTCGTCGTGTCGCGCGGTGAGCTGGTCGAGATCGGCGGCGCGTTCCGCATGCCCGACGTGATGGCGGCGGCGGGGGCGCGGCTGGTCGAGGTCGGCACGACCAACCGCACGCATGCGCGGGATTACGAGACCGCCCTCGGCCCCGACACCGCGCTGCTGCTGAAGGTCCACACCAGCAACTACGCGATCCAGGGTTTCACGTCGTCGGTGAGCGAGGCGGAGCTCGCCCCGATCGCGAAGGCCGCGGGCGTGCCGCTGATGACGGACCTCGGCAGCGGCTCGCTGGTCGATCTGGCGCAGTGGGGCCTGCCGGCCGAGCCGCTGCCGCAGGCGATGCTGGCCGACGGCTGCGACATCGTGACCTTCAGCGGCGACAAGCTGCTGGGCGGGCCGCAGGCCGGGCTGATCGTCGGCCGCAAGGACCTGGTGCAGAAGATCCGCAAGTTCCCGATGAAGCGCGCGTTGCGCCTGTCCAAGCTGCCGATGGCCGCGCTGGAGGCGACGCTGCGCCTGTACCTGCAGCCGGACCGGCTGACGCAGGACCTGCCGACCTTGCGGCTGCTGACGCGCCCGGTCGACCAGATCGAAGCGCAGGCGGAGCGGCTGCTGTCGCGCGTGGAAGACGCCGTCGCACCGCGCTTCAGCGCGCGGGTGAGCGCGATGCGCGGACAGATCGGCTCGGGCTCGCTGCCGGTGGAGACGCTGCCGTCGGCGGGACTGGTGCTGACGCCGCGGCTGCCGGGCAAGCGGGGGATGGGGCGCGCGCTCGACGAGCTGCTCACGGCGCTGCGCGCGCTGCCGTTGCCGGTCATCGCGCGCGTGCAGGCCGACGAACTCTGGATGGACCTGCGCTGCCTCGACGAGGCGCGCGAGGAGCCCGACTTCATCGAGCAGCTCGCGCAGCTGAAGGAGTCGCTCGCGTGA
- a CDS encoding formate dehydrogenase subunit gamma, whose product MLLQRYRDSQRLNHWLIVLLFLCAGLSGLAFFHPSLFFLSNLFGGGPWTRVLHPYLGLGMVIAFAFLAARMWRDNLWISADSQWMRQSPAMITGAGKEGVQPAAKYNAGQKIVFWVMVVTLTLLLVTGFMFWHAWFPEGNILMRRIAVVLHSASAAILILTIIIHVYAAIWVKGSFRAMTRGTVTDTWAAHHHPLWHKEAKERPRA is encoded by the coding sequence ATGTTGCTGCAACGCTATCGCGACAGCCAGCGGCTCAACCACTGGCTCATCGTGCTGCTCTTCCTCTGCGCCGGGCTCTCGGGCCTGGCCTTCTTCCACCCCAGTCTCTTCTTCCTCAGCAACCTCTTCGGCGGCGGGCCGTGGACGCGGGTGCTGCATCCCTACCTGGGGCTGGGCATGGTGATCGCGTTCGCCTTCCTCGCGGCGCGGATGTGGCGGGACAACCTCTGGATCAGCGCCGACTCGCAATGGATGCGCCAGAGCCCCGCGATGATCACCGGCGCCGGCAAGGAGGGCGTCCAGCCCGCGGCCAAGTACAACGCCGGCCAGAAGATCGTCTTCTGGGTGATGGTGGTGACGCTGACCCTCCTGCTGGTCACCGGCTTCATGTTCTGGCACGCCTGGTTCCCCGAGGGCAACATCCTGATGCGGCGCATCGCGGTGGTGCTCCATTCGGCCTCGGCGGCGATCCTGATCCTGACGATCATCATCCACGTTTACGCGGCCATCTGGGTGAAGGGCTCGTTCCGCGCGATGACCCGTGGTACGGTCACCGACACCTGGGCCGCGCACCATCACCCGCTGTGGCACAAGGAAGCGAAGGAGCGACCCCGCGCATGA
- the phnE gene encoding phosphonate ABC transporter, permease protein PhnE has protein sequence MSAGATGAAAAIAAAPWRRDPAATRRLGLVVAMLVLLWPLLVWCEFRPWELLDPRSLRATMRFGAQFLTPRVDAEFLTMIAADTWRTVAMATVGLALAWVIAVPMALLATARLSVSAVAGRMGPVPVALRGIVRFVLIVLRSVPELVWALMLVRVIGLGPGAGVLAIALSYGGMLGKVYAEILESADAAPTQALLRGGAGRLQALLFGTLPGCADELVSYTVYRWECAIRSSVVLGFVGAGGLGQQLDNATKMFAGGEVATILLVFIALVAMADRLSAWLRPTRETGQGAETPRRDGRPSARWGVRALLLGLLALLVASFATLPLRWGELLGAGALAQMGRFIAEFFPPQGAPAFLGRVGQGALETLAMSALGSGLAALAGLAMALLASRPPGLLRWGSRLLLNALRSVPELVWAAILLVAAGLGPMPGTLALALHTTGVLGRLMAEALENAPPQTAQALRWAGASRWQVFAFATLPQAAPQLLSYTLYRWENNIRAATVLGVVGAGGLGQMLSLHLSLFQMRETCTVLLAMLALVMLVDACSYAARRKLNR, from the coding sequence ATGAGCGCCGGCGCGACAGGCGCAGCCGCCGCCATCGCTGCGGCTCCGTGGCGCCGCGATCCTGCCGCCACGCGACGCCTCGGTCTGGTCGTCGCGATGCTCGTGCTGTTGTGGCCGCTGCTGGTCTGGTGCGAGTTCCGGCCCTGGGAGTTGCTCGATCCCCGCAGCCTGCGCGCGACGATGCGTTTCGGCGCGCAGTTCCTGACGCCCCGCGTGGACGCCGAGTTCCTGACGATGATTGCGGCCGACACCTGGCGCACCGTGGCGATGGCGACGGTGGGGCTGGCGCTGGCCTGGGTGATCGCGGTGCCGATGGCGCTGCTGGCGACGGCACGACTGTCGGTGTCCGCGGTGGCCGGACGCATGGGCCCGGTGCCGGTGGCGCTGCGCGGGATCGTGCGCTTCGTGCTGATCGTGCTGCGCTCGGTGCCGGAGCTGGTCTGGGCGCTGATGCTGGTCCGCGTGATCGGTCTCGGGCCCGGCGCTGGCGTGCTGGCGATCGCGCTGTCGTATGGCGGCATGCTCGGCAAGGTGTATGCGGAGATCCTCGAGAGCGCGGACGCCGCGCCGACGCAGGCGCTGCTGCGCGGCGGCGCCGGACGTCTGCAGGCGCTGCTCTTCGGCACGCTGCCCGGCTGCGCCGACGAGCTGGTGAGCTACACCGTCTACCGCTGGGAATGCGCGATCCGGTCCTCGGTCGTGCTCGGCTTCGTCGGCGCCGGCGGGCTCGGGCAGCAACTGGACAACGCGACCAAGATGTTCGCCGGCGGCGAGGTCGCGACCATCCTGCTGGTGTTCATCGCGCTCGTGGCGATGGCGGACCGGCTCAGCGCCTGGCTGCGTCCGACGCGCGAAACGGGGCAGGGGGCGGAGACGCCGCGGCGCGACGGCCGGCCGTCGGCGCGGTGGGGCGTGCGCGCGCTGCTGCTCGGCCTGCTGGCGCTGCTGGTGGCGAGCTTCGCGACGCTGCCGCTGCGCTGGGGCGAACTGCTCGGTGCGGGGGCGCTCGCGCAGATGGGCCGGTTCATCGCGGAGTTCTTCCCGCCGCAGGGGGCGCCGGCCTTCCTCGGACGCGTGGGCCAGGGGGCGTTGGAGACGCTGGCGATGTCCGCGCTCGGCAGCGGGTTGGCGGCGCTGGCCGGACTCGCGATGGCGCTGCTGGCCAGCCGGCCGCCGGGGCTGCTGCGCTGGGGCTCGCGCCTGTTGCTGAATGCGCTGCGCAGCGTGCCGGAACTGGTCTGGGCGGCCATCCTGCTGGTGGCCGCCGGCCTGGGGCCGATGCCGGGCACGCTGGCGCTGGCGCTGCACACCACGGGCGTGCTCGGCCGCCTGATGGCCGAGGCGCTGGAGAACGCGCCGCCGCAGACCGCCCAGGCCTTGCGCTGGGCGGGCGCGTCGCGCTGGCAGGTGTTCGCGTTCGCGACGCTGCCGCAGGCGGCGCCGCAACTGCTCAGCTACACGCTGTACCGTTGGGAGAACAACATCCGCGCCGCGACGGTGCTGGGCGTGGTCGGGGCCGGCGGTCTCGGCCAGATGCTCAGCCTGCACCTCAGCCTGTTCCAGATGCGCGAGACTTGCACCGTGCTGCTGGCGATGCTGGCGCTGGTGATGCTGGTCGACGCCTGTTCCTACGCGGCGCGCCGGAAGTTGAATCGTTGA